In Campylobacter vulpis, a genomic segment contains:
- a CDS encoding substrate-binding domain-containing protein: MKILSKMALVAIISLTGVSAMDCTAIYGKGKEQIKLATGSPGELGLLEALAKAFNTKHNSSLCWIKAGSGESLRLLKEKQIDIAMVHAPKAEKEAIKEGWAANRTLIGSNEFYILGPKDDPADIKNSKNAKEAYSKIAQKQALFYTRADNSGTHKKEMSIWKNANVKPSGAWYVANKDFMLATLKKADETKGYFMSDSSTYKLAKNELKNLEILYAGDKVLINTYVAMTTENPSKLALLFVKFLSSKEGQDIIANYGKEKYKENLYENAAYAKQYFE; encoded by the coding sequence ATGAAAATTCTATCTAAAATGGCACTAGTTGCTATTATTTCACTTACGGGGGTTAGTGCTATGGACTGCACGGCTATTTATGGAAAAGGTAAAGAGCAAATCAAGCTTGCCACAGGAAGCCCGGGAGAACTTGGACTTTTAGAAGCTTTAGCTAAGGCTTTTAATACTAAACATAATAGCTCTCTTTGTTGGATTAAAGCAGGAAGTGGAGAAAGCTTAAGACTCCTCAAAGAAAAACAAATTGACATCGCTATGGTGCATGCACCAAAAGCAGAAAAAGAAGCGATAAAAGAGGGCTGGGCAGCCAATAGAACTCTCATTGGATCAAATGAATTTTATATCCTAGGACCAAAAGATGATCCTGCTGATATTAAAAATTCAAAAAATGCCAAGGAAGCTTATAGTAAAATCGCACAAAAACAAGCACTTTTTTACACAAGAGCGGACAATTCAGGCACACACAAGAAAGAGATGAGCATTTGGAAAAATGCAAATGTCAAGCCTAGTGGAGCGTGGTATGTGGCAAATAAAGATTTTATGTTAGCCACCTTAAAAAAAGCAGATGAGACAAAGGGTTATTTTATGAGTGATTCTAGCACTTATAAACTTGCAAAAAATGAACTAAAAAATTTAGAAATTCTTTATGCAGGCGATAAAGTCCTAATCAACACCTATGTTGCGATGACGACAGAAAATCCTTCAAAATTAGCACTTCTTTTTGTAAAATTCTTAAGTTCAAAAGAGGGGCAGGATATTATTGCAAATTACGGAAAAGAAAAATATAAAGAAAATTTATACGAAAATGCCGCTTACGCGAAGCAGTATTTTGAGTGA
- a CDS encoding DUF2393 family protein, with amino-acid sequence MQFTFFHILAFVLLLVCFALICVLIFLKFKQKEIALILYSINTIFMAILIYSVLTTISEFTTQASLSKLTYTRDLRHESLIVSGRVQNLTKYDIKKCYLHLSITNKKAVGGEVFADENLKNATMKNTSATYTIEIANKLPGNTYKEFSAKVPFPPSFDNAEFYHTLKCI; translated from the coding sequence ATGCAATTTACCTTTTTTCATATCCTCGCCTTTGTGCTTTTACTCGTTTGTTTCGCCCTAATTTGCGTTTTAATCTTTCTCAAATTTAAACAAAAAGAAATCGCTCTTATTCTTTACAGCATTAACACTATATTTATGGCGATTTTAATTTATTCTGTTTTAACGACCATTAGCGAATTTACCACACAAGCTTCACTTTCTAAGCTCACTTATACTAGAGATCTAAGGCACGAAAGCCTCATTGTAAGTGGCAGAGTGCAAAACCTTACAAAATACGACATTAAAAAATGCTACTTGCATTTAAGTATTACTAACAAAAAGGCAGTCGGCGGAGAGGTTTTTGCCGATGAAAATCTCAAAAACGCCACGATGAAAAATACAAGCGCAACCTACACCATAGAAATAGCCAACAAACTCCCAGGCAACACCTATAAAGAATTTAGTGCCAAAGTCCCTTTTCCACCGAGCTTTGACAATGCTGAATTTTATCACACTCTAAAATGTATCTAG
- the purM gene encoding phosphoribosylformylglycinamidine cyclo-ligase, producing MISYEDAGVSIDNGNAFVEAIKPLVKETFNQNVIGGIGSFAGAFRLPSGYQKPVILGATDGVGTKLRLAIDAKKYGTIGQDLVAMCVNDLICNFATPLFFLDYYATAKLEVEVAKAVVEGIAKGCKMANCALIGGETAEMPGMYAKDDFDLAGFAVGIAEEEELERSNYVKNGDLLLALPSSGLHSNGYSLARKVLFESLKMKFDDKIEGKDLIDILLEPTRIYVKDFLAIKPYINALAHITGGGLVENLPRVLPKGLGAVIRKHHLKTPEIFYHIGERVEEAEMYRSFNMGIGLVLVVSPSNASKVLESTDAFIIGEIVINEGVVLE from the coding sequence ATGATTTCATACGAAGATGCTGGAGTAAGTATAGATAATGGCAACGCCTTTGTAGAGGCTATCAAACCCCTTGTAAAAGAGACTTTTAACCAAAATGTTATCGGCGGTATAGGCTCTTTTGCTGGGGCTTTTAGACTGCCAAGCGGCTATCAAAAGCCTGTGATTTTAGGGGCGACTGATGGGGTTGGCACCAAACTACGCCTTGCTATTGATGCGAAAAAATATGGCACCATAGGACAGGATTTAGTGGCGATGTGTGTGAATGATTTGATTTGTAATTTTGCTACGCCTTTATTTTTTCTTGATTATTACGCTACGGCAAAGCTTGAAGTAGAGGTCGCAAAAGCTGTGGTTGAGGGCATAGCTAAGGGCTGCAAAATGGCAAATTGTGCTTTAATAGGCGGAGAAACGGCTGAAATGCCCGGAATGTATGCTAAAGATGATTTTGATTTAGCGGGCTTTGCGGTAGGTATAGCCGAAGAAGAAGAGTTAGAACGCTCAAATTATGTCAAAAATGGGGATTTACTTTTAGCACTTCCTAGTTCCGGGCTTCACTCAAATGGCTATTCTTTAGCTAGAAAGGTGCTTTTTGAAAGCCTTAAAATGAAATTTGATGATAAAATCGAGGGTAAAGATTTAATCGACATCTTACTTGAGCCTACACGCATTTATGTAAAAGACTTTTTAGCTATAAAACCCTATATCAATGCTCTAGCACACATCACAGGGGGGGGCTTAGTTGAGAATTTGCCACGCGTTTTACCCAAAGGCTTAGGTGCTGTAATAAGAAAACATCATTTAAAAACCCCTGAAATTTTCTATCACATCGGCGAAAGGGTCGAAGAGGCTGAAATGTATCGAAGTTTTAATATGGGCATTGGCTTAGTGCTTGTCGTAAGTCCTAGCAATGCCTCTAAGGTTCTAGAAAGCACAGATGCCTTTATCATCGGCGAAATTGTGATTAATGAGGGCGTGGTTTTAGAATGA
- the dapF gene encoding diaminopimelate epimerase, which yields MKVFKYCASGNDFVIFNAGKKANRSELALLLCNRYEGVGADGMIVILPHEKYDFEWEFYNKDGSRAAMCGNGSRAAAHFAYYNNGVGSKMRFLSEAGVIEASVKKSGVEVVLGGARDIKEPFEFGGRVWQHCDTGVPHLVHFCENIEEFDKKTCQILRKKYNANVNFAQIIDDKLMKVRTFERGVEDETLACGTGMGACFYLAYLQKRIKDKVKVVPKSGEQLGFSLKDEKIYFKGKVKCCFEANYYFS from the coding sequence GTGAAGGTTTTTAAATATTGTGCTAGTGGGAACGATTTTGTGATTTTCAATGCTGGTAAAAAAGCAAATAGAAGCGAGTTAGCACTCCTTTTGTGTAATCGTTATGAGGGCGTTGGTGCTGATGGTATGATAGTGATTTTACCCCACGAAAAATACGACTTTGAATGGGAATTTTACAATAAGGACGGCTCAAGAGCGGCGATGTGTGGGAATGGCTCAAGAGCGGCGGCACATTTTGCGTATTATAATAATGGCGTGGGATCTAAGATGCGTTTTTTAAGCGAGGCGGGAGTGATTGAAGCGAGTGTGAAAAAAAGTGGAGTTGAGGTCGTTTTGGGGGGGGCAAGGGATATTAAAGAGCCTTTTGAATTTGGGGGGAGGGTGTGGCAGCATTGTGATACTGGAGTGCCGCATTTGGTGCATTTTTGTGAAAATATTGAGGAATTTGACAAAAAAACCTGTCAAATTTTAAGAAAAAAATATAATGCTAATGTGAATTTTGCACAAATAATCGATGATAAATTGATGAAAGTGCGAACCTTTGAGCGTGGGGTTGAAGATGAAACCTTAGCGTGTGGGACGGGAATGGGAGCTTGTTTTTATTTGGCATATTTGCAAAAAAGGATTAAGGATAAAGTTAAAGTTGTCCCAAAAAGTGGGGAACAGCTTGGTTTTTCTTTAAAAGATGAGAAAATTTATTTTAAGGGTAAGGTGAAGTGCTGTTTTGAAGCGAATTATTATTTTTCTTAG
- a CDS encoding glycosyltransferase family 9 protein, translating into MRRIVFHQNGFGDLLVCFKALYAIKCLYPKDKLVLAQKGFSDENFLENIPFIDEIYTGDKNFENLKSDIFITNIRNSSFFKTLHKLKLGRIITQPHLLSLLYFDTPMPYKRAKLHMSEIALKLVRAIDKRHYDTNFSKINFKEVKNLLPSDDTLSEKFFKQNKQFSKIIALNIFGNQTENIGFNLLPKTWLDLSKNLSEKFPEILFILVNFTHNTLQFNIKEKENLKVFVNSDSIASLVAFCNRLDGLISVDTGIVHLCDILQIPSLIFIPKHTFYRFSGGSYGGKCEKFSLENGYQKNYAKIMQIFYKKANHFTTRIKNENSI; encoded by the coding sequence ATGAGACGCATAGTCTTTCATCAAAACGGCTTTGGCGATTTGCTCGTATGTTTTAAAGCCCTTTATGCTATAAAATGCCTTTATCCAAAGGATAAACTCGTCTTAGCACAAAAGGGCTTTAGTGATGAAAACTTTCTTGAAAATATCCCTTTCATTGATGAAATTTATACTGGGGATAAGAATTTTGAAAATTTAAAAAGTGATATTTTTATCACAAATATACGCAATTCAAGCTTTTTTAAAACCCTACATAAACTTAAACTAGGACGCATTATCACCCAACCTCATCTTCTTAGTCTCCTTTATTTTGACACACCTATGCCTTACAAAAGAGCTAAACTTCATATGAGCGAAATTGCTCTAAAGCTCGTAAGAGCCATAGATAAAAGGCATTATGATACGAATTTTTCTAAGATTAATTTTAAAGAAGTGAAAAATTTACTCCCCAGTGATGATACTTTAAGCGAAAAATTCTTTAAGCAAAATAAGCAATTTTCCAAAATCATCGCCCTTAATATTTTTGGAAATCAAACTGAAAACATAGGCTTTAACCTCCTGCCTAAAACTTGGCTTGATTTAAGTAAAAATTTGAGTGAAAAATTCCCTGAAATTTTATTTATCTTAGTTAATTTCACACACAATACCTTACAATTTAACATTAAAGAAAAAGAAAATTTAAAAGTCTTTGTTAATAGTGATAGCATAGCCTCTCTTGTAGCTTTTTGCAACAGACTTGATGGGCTTATCTCTGTGGATACTGGCATAGTGCATCTTTGTGATATTTTACAAATTCCAAGCCTCATTTTTATCCCAAAACATACTTTTTATAGGTTTAGTGGCGGAAGCTATGGAGGGAAATGTGAAAAATTTTCTCTAGAAAATGGTTATCAAAAAAACTATGCTAAAATTATGCAAATTTTTTATAAAAAAGCAAATCACTTTACTACAAGGATTAAAAATGAAAATTCTATCTAA
- a CDS encoding glucosaminidase domain-containing protein, which yields MKRIIIFLSLFSLAFAGFDESYYKLPSEERRAVFFAKMNTLLDRSFAKVAKDRAFVKLFLENSAKNGFRESEGLIKLASLREKYRVKNLFSWQEYDEKMRLVPKSLAMAQALIESATATSRFAREANNLFGEWTWGEKGIVPENRAPNSKHKIRIFDSLEESVDSYLLNLNRHFAYENFRKKRYEFAKDGREFSGLEAAKSLHSYSELGGSYIKMVSQVIQKYKLMEYDLKTQSPLIKW from the coding sequence TTGAAGCGAATTATTATTTTTCTTAGCCTATTCTCTCTAGCTTTTGCTGGTTTTGATGAAAGTTATTATAAGCTTCCAAGTGAAGAAAGAAGAGCTGTTTTTTTTGCGAAAATGAACACGCTTTTAGACCGCTCTTTTGCTAAGGTGGCTAAAGATAGGGCTTTTGTAAAATTGTTTTTAGAAAATAGTGCTAAAAATGGCTTTAGGGAAAGTGAGGGCTTAATCAAACTTGCAAGTTTAAGGGAAAAATACCGCGTTAAAAATCTCTTTTCTTGGCAGGAGTATGATGAAAAAATGCGTTTAGTGCCTAAATCTTTGGCAATGGCACAAGCCTTGATTGAAAGTGCAACCGCAACAAGCCGTTTTGCAAGAGAAGCAAATAATCTTTTTGGAGAATGGACTTGGGGAGAAAAAGGCATAGTTCCTGAAAATAGAGCGCCAAATTCTAAGCATAAAATTCGCATTTTTGATAGCTTGGAGGAAAGTGTGGATTCTTATTTGCTAAATTTAAATCGTCATTTTGCTTATGAAAATTTTCGCAAGAAACGCTACGAATTTGCTAAAGATGGTAGAGAATTTAGCGGACTTGAGGCGGCTAAAAGTCTTCATTCTTATTCCGAGCTTGGTGGAAGCTATATTAAAATGGTAAGTCAAGTGATACAAAAGTATAAACTTATGGAATATGACTTAAAAACTCAAAGCCCACTTATCAAATGGTAA
- a CDS encoding F0F1 ATP synthase subunit A: MKDLFLFSSLIDPSHTFSYFFHLALVALFAVIIAKLSTRSMQLIPRGMQNISEAFLEGVLSMGNDTMGNEKSARKYLPLVATLGIIVFFSNIIGIIPGFHAPSASLNLTLSLALIVFVYYHFEGIKTQGVVKYFAHFMGPVKILAPLMFPIELVSHFSRVISLSFRLFGNIKGDDLFLAVILALVPYIAPLPAYVLLTFMAFLQAFIFMILTYVYLAGATIVEEGH; encoded by the coding sequence ATGAAAGATTTATTTTTATTTAGCTCTTTAATCGACCCAAGTCATACTTTTTCATACTTTTTTCACTTAGCTTTGGTAGCTTTATTTGCTGTGATTATTGCTAAACTTTCTACCCGTTCGATGCAGCTTATCCCAAGGGGGATGCAAAATATCAGTGAAGCCTTTTTAGAGGGCGTTTTGTCTATGGGTAATGATACTATGGGTAATGAAAAGTCCGCTAGAAAATACCTCCCTCTCGTGGCGACTTTAGGTATTATTGTATTTTTTAGTAATATCATCGGCATTATCCCGGGTTTTCACGCCCCAAGTGCAAGTTTAAATTTAACCCTTTCCTTAGCCTTAATCGTCTTTGTGTATTATCATTTTGAGGGCATTAAAACGCAAGGTGTGGTAAAATATTTCGCCCATTTTATGGGACCCGTGAAAATTCTAGCTCCTTTAATGTTTCCTATTGAGCTTGTTTCTCACTTTTCTCGTGTGATTTCTTTATCCTTTCGTTTGTTTGGTAATATTAAGGGCGATGATTTATTTTTAGCCGTTATTTTGGCTCTTGTGCCTTATATAGCTCCACTTCCTGCTTATGTGCTTTTGACCTTTATGGCATTTTTGCAAGCCTTTATTTTCATGATTTTAACTTATGTCTATTTAGCGGGAGCGACCATTGTAGAAGAGGGGCATTAA
- the coaE gene encoding dephospho-CoA kinase (Dephospho-CoA kinase (CoaE) performs the final step in coenzyme A biosynthesis.), whose amino-acid sequence MKNAYFVSASIACGKSSFIKIANELGFKSLSADTISNDILQNNAALLAELFSLNLDKEGKIDKKILANLIFNDKEAKEKLENFMHPKIREELFEKMQILEQKGRIFFVEVPLFFESDFYKNLGKSVLIYAPKNLSLQRLMQRDGLNKEEALKRIEAQMDIEKKREMADFVIENTGSYEEFRQNCVKFIKSLKE is encoded by the coding sequence ATGAAAAATGCGTATTTTGTGAGTGCGAGCATAGCTTGTGGTAAAAGTTCTTTTATAAAAATAGCAAATGAACTAGGTTTTAAAAGCCTTAGTGCGGACACTATTTCTAATGATATTTTGCAAAATAATGCCGCTTTATTAGCAGAACTTTTTTCTTTAAATTTAGATAAAGAGGGCAAGATTGACAAAAAAATCCTTGCAAATTTAATTTTTAATGATAAAGAAGCTAAAGAAAAATTAGAAAATTTTATGCACCCTAAAATTCGCGAAGAGCTTTTTGAAAAAATGCAAATTTTAGAGCAAAAAGGACGCATTTTTTTTGTAGAAGTTCCGCTTTTTTTTGAAAGTGATTTTTATAAAAATTTAGGGAAAAGCGTGCTGATTTATGCGCCTAAAAATTTGAGTTTGCAAAGATTAATGCAAAGAGATGGTTTAAATAAAGAAGAAGCTTTAAAGAGGATTGAGGCACAAATGGATATAGAAAAAAAGCGTGAAATGGCAGATTTTGTGATAGAAAACACTGGCTCTTATGAAGAATTTAGGCAAAATTGTGTTAAATTTATTAAAAGTTTAAAGGAGTAG
- a CDS encoding GDP-mannose 4,6-dehydratase, with translation MKKILITGADGFIGSHLCEVLHAKGYAIRALSFYNSFNFWGHLEHLECREDLEIVSGDLRDSFFCDSLVKGVDAVLHLGALIAIPYSYAAPQSYVDTNIQGTLNLLEAAKKHAIKRFIHTSTSEVYGSAIYTPIDEKHPLQPQSPYSASKIGADMLALSYFYSFNLPIIVARPFNAYGPRQSARAFIPAMMVQILSGARELKVGDLSTKRDLNFVRDTCEGFATLLTNGDFGEVYNIGSGVEYTMSEVLELICELSEVEVKITQDKTRLRPKNSEVTRLLCDSSKLKSVSAWESKVSLKEGLEQTLAYVKANLNAYKTGIYNV, from the coding sequence ATGAAAAAAATTCTCATCACAGGAGCGGACGGCTTCATAGGCTCACATCTTTGCGAGGTTTTACACGCTAAGGGTTATGCAATTAGGGCTTTGAGTTTTTATAATTCTTTTAATTTTTGGGGGCATTTGGAGCATTTGGAGTGTAGGGAGGATTTGGAGATTGTCAGTGGAGATTTAAGGGATAGCTTTTTTTGCGATAGCCTTGTAAAAGGCGTTGATGCGGTGCTACATTTAGGAGCTTTAATTGCCATACCTTATTCTTACGCTGCACCGCAAAGTTATGTTGATACTAACATACAAGGCACTTTAAATTTGCTTGAAGCGGCTAAAAAACACGCCATTAAACGCTTTATCCATACTTCAACGAGTGAAGTTTATGGAAGTGCGATTTATACGCCCATTGATGAAAAGCACCCTCTCCAGCCTCAAAGTCCTTATTCTGCGAGTAAAATCGGTGCAGATATGCTTGCTCTTAGTTATTTTTATAGCTTTAATTTGCCTATCATTGTAGCGCGTCCTTTTAATGCTTATGGTCCGCGTCAAAGTGCAAGGGCTTTTATCCCTGCGATGATGGTGCAGATTTTAAGCGGAGCGAGGGAACTTAAGGTGGGGGATTTAAGCACGAAGAGGGATTTAAATTTCGTGCGGGATACTTGCGAGGGTTTTGCGACCTTACTCACAAATGGCGACTTTGGCGAGGTTTATAATATAGGCAGTGGTGTGGAATATACAATGAGCGAGGTTTTAGAGTTGATTTGTGAGTTAAGTGAAGTTGAAGTTAAAATCACTCAAGATAAAACAAGACTTCGCCCTAAAAATAGCGAGGTTACGAGGTTACTTTGTGATAGTTCTAAGTTAAAAAGCGTGAGTGCGTGGGAAAGTAAGGTTTCACTCAAAGAGGGTTTAGAGCAAACTTTAGCTTATGTGAAAGCGAATTTAAATGCTTATAAAACAGGGATTTATAATGTTTGA
- a CDS encoding LegC family aminotransferase — protein MFEKEIAFIKELYKKEQIALHEPCFGAEEKTLLNECIESGFVSSVGKFVGEFEEQIKKFSNAKYAIATNSGTSALHIALLANKIDEKCEVITQALSFVATANAIAYTGAKPIFLDVSLKTLSLSARAVSEFLAKNTFIKNGKCFNKHTKKHIKALVLMHTFGLSGEIVELKKICEKYHLIFIEDAAEALGSFFQNKALGTFGKCGIYSFNGNKIITGGCGGVVLTDDEKIAKRARHLSTTAKIPHAYHYKHDTLGFNYRLCNVNAALLVAQMKKLNAFLIDKRNTAKLYKEFFKESEFCEFVNENEGEKSNFWLCALKFKKPSLRKEFIKVCLANQIFVRPVWKSLAGLKMYQNCQKDALKNTKILEKTLLNLPSSVRA, from the coding sequence ATGTTTGAAAAAGAAATTGCTTTTATTAAAGAGCTTTATAAAAAAGAGCAAATTGCCCTTCACGAGCCTTGCTTTGGGGCGGAGGAAAAAACGCTTTTAAATGAATGTATAGAAAGTGGGTTTGTCTCAAGTGTGGGGAAATTTGTAGGCGAATTTGAGGAGCAAATCAAAAAATTTAGCAACGCAAAATACGCCATAGCGACAAATAGCGGCACTTCAGCCCTTCACATCGCCCTTTTGGCAAATAAAATCGATGAAAAATGCGAAGTTATCACACAAGCTTTAAGCTTTGTAGCGACTGCAAATGCCATTGCTTATACTGGTGCAAAGCCTATTTTTTTAGATGTGAGCTTAAAAACGCTAAGTTTAAGTGCGAGGGCTGTGAGTGAATTTTTAGCAAAAAATACCTTTATTAAAAATGGAAAATGTTTCAATAAGCACACAAAAAAGCACATCAAAGCCTTAGTTTTAATGCACACTTTTGGTTTAAGTGGCGAAATTGTAGAGCTTAAGAAAATTTGTGAAAAATATCATCTCATCTTCATCGAAGACGCCGCAGAGGCACTTGGGAGCTTTTTTCAAAATAAAGCCTTAGGCACTTTTGGAAAATGTGGAATTTATAGCTTTAATGGCAATAAAATCATCACAGGAGGCTGTGGGGGCGTGGTGCTAACAGACGATGAAAAAATCGCTAAAAGAGCAAGGCATTTAAGCACAACTGCTAAAATCCCTCATGCTTATCACTATAAGCACGATACGCTAGGCTTTAATTATAGGCTTTGTAATGTTAATGCCGCCTTGCTCGTAGCACAAATGAAAAAGCTTAATGCCTTTTTGATTGATAAAAGAAACACGGCTAAACTTTATAAAGAATTTTTTAAAGAGAGTGAATTTTGTGAATTTGTCAATGAAAATGAGGGAGAGAAAAGTAATTTTTGGCTCTGTGCTTTAAAATTTAAAAAACCTAGTTTGAGAAAAGAATTTATTAAAGTTTGCCTTGCAAATCAAATTTTTGTTCGTCCTGTGTGGAAAAGCTTGGCAGGGTTAAAGATGTATCAAAATTGTCAAAAAGATGCGTTAAAAAATACGAAAATTTTAGAAAAAACCTTGCTAAATTTGCCAAGTAGCGTCAGGGCTTAA
- a CDS encoding ATP-binding protein, whose translation MKVLNFFYENHPKFELNYERKLKLYPANILLKGAKNSGKKRLILNFLSSFKSEEVLFIDLEDVRFEKESLNNLTPFLKQNTQIKILCLYNAPTNLNFQSPINTIVCTNNALLNLKGFKELFLNFCDFEEFISISKKNLPIQQLLGLFLQNGQKEHNKISPKEFSFLELEILKYLALNLGKEISINQLFLSLKTKIKTSKDSVYKSIKDLENRFIITILTHGEKKLFKIYFKDFSLRNALCIQKNFNALFENMLLCELFKCQENLFYNKFFHFYTHHHAYISSPTLDIDLIKLRAKKILPKALELGIFHIVFITLSSEESFFEQGVKFEILPFDKWALSF comes from the coding sequence GTGAAAGTCTTAAATTTTTTCTATGAAAATCACCCCAAATTTGAGCTAAATTATGAAAGAAAACTTAAGCTCTATCCTGCAAATATCCTTTTAAAAGGTGCGAAAAATAGTGGCAAAAAACGCCTGATTTTAAATTTTCTCTCTTCTTTTAAAAGTGAAGAGGTGCTATTTATCGACCTTGAAGATGTGCGTTTTGAAAAAGAAAGTCTAAATAACTTAACACCTTTTTTAAAACAAAATACGCAAATAAAAATTCTCTGCCTCTATAATGCTCCTACTAATTTAAACTTTCAAAGCCCCATAAATACCATAGTTTGCACAAATAACGCTTTACTGAATTTAAAAGGCTTTAAGGAACTTTTTTTAAATTTTTGCGATTTTGAAGAATTTATTAGCATTAGCAAAAAAAATCTCCCCATACAACAGCTCTTAGGACTTTTCCTACAAAACGGACAAAAAGAGCATAATAAAATTTCCCCGAAAGAATTCAGTTTTTTAGAGCTTGAAATTTTAAAATACTTAGCCCTCAATTTAGGCAAAGAAATTAGCATTAATCAACTTTTTCTAAGCCTTAAAACAAAAATAAAAACCTCAAAAGATAGTGTCTATAAAAGTATAAAAGATTTAGAAAATCGCTTCATTATCACAATTTTAACGCACGGAGAAAAAAAACTTTTTAAAATTTATTTTAAAGATTTTAGTCTAAGAAATGCCCTTTGCATACAAAAAAATTTTAACGCCCTTTTTGAAAATATGCTTTTATGTGAGCTTTTTAAGTGTCAAGAAAATCTTTTTTATAATAAATTTTTTCATTTTTACACGCATCATCACGCCTATATCTCAAGCCCGACCTTAGACATAGATCTTATTAAACTAAGGGCTAAAAAAATCCTACCAAAAGCCCTTGAACTCGGTATTTTTCATATCGTTTTCATCACACTTTCAAGCGAAGAAAGCTTTTTTGAACAAGGCGTTAAATTTGAGATTTTACCATTTGATAAGTGGGCTTTGAGTTTTTAA
- a CDS encoding DUF2393 domain-containing protein yields MENIKEWILFYTSHFYLADFMLILLVFLFFTCILFLCIFLSHRPVIALFIIALDIIASFFIYIYAYRFIDFELRSRITSIQNQRIIQSSGAFIVDFNITNTSKFNFKDCKVTAKLYQNPNENDNFITRFKKRFIAFRQKSKSFNNLEKGSTQFQRIAFDNFDKEGNYTLRLSSECF; encoded by the coding sequence GTGGAAAACATAAAAGAGTGGATTCTTTTTTATACCAGCCATTTTTATTTAGCAGATTTTATGCTTATTTTGCTGGTATTTTTGTTTTTCACTTGCATTTTATTTTTATGTATTTTTCTAAGCCACAGACCCGTCATAGCCCTATTTATCATCGCTTTAGATATTATCGCTTCATTTTTCATTTATATTTATGCTTACCGCTTTATCGATTTTGAGTTAAGAAGTAGGATTACAAGCATACAAAATCAAAGAATCATACAAAGCTCTGGAGCTTTTATAGTCGATTTTAACATCACAAATACCTCTAAATTTAACTTTAAAGATTGTAAAGTTACTGCCAAACTTTATCAAAATCCAAATGAAAATGATAATTTCATCACTCGTTTTAAAAAACGCTTTATAGCCTTTAGACAAAAAAGCAAAAGTTTTAATAATTTAGAAAAAGGTAGCACCCAGTTTCAAAGAATAGCCTTTGACAATTTTGACAAAGAGGGCAATTATACCCTTCGTTTAAGCTCGGAGTGTTTTTAA
- the infA gene encoding translation initiation factor IF-1 — protein MAKDDVIEIDGNVIEALPNANFKVELDNKHIILCHIAGKMRMHYIRIMPGDRVKVELTPYSLDKGRITFRYK, from the coding sequence TTGGCAAAAGATGATGTCATAGAAATTGATGGAAATGTAATCGAAGCTTTACCTAATGCAAATTTCAAAGTTGAACTTGATAATAAACATATCATTTTATGCCACATAGCAGGTAAAATGCGTATGCACTATATCCGCATTATGCCAGGAGATAGGGTTAAGGTCGAGCTTACGCCTTATAGTCTTGATAAGGGTCGTATTACTTTTAGATATAAATAG